Proteins encoded by one window of Antechinus flavipes isolate AdamAnt ecotype Samford, QLD, Australia chromosome 4, AdamAnt_v2, whole genome shotgun sequence:
- the TENT5A gene encoding terminal nucleotidyltransferase 5A: protein MADDESAKITRICTGSGNDWCGCSCSNSNFGGNNCCVSCCENPTMHCNVLSWEQVQRLDDILSETIPIHGRGNFPTLEMQPRQIVKVVRSRLEEKRIGVRDVRLNGSAASHVLHQDSGLGYKDLDLIFCADLQGEEEFQTVKDVVLDCLLDFLPEGVNKEKITPLTLKEAYVQKMVKVCNDSDRWSLISLSNNSGKNVELKFVDSLRRQFEFSVDSFQIKLDSLLLFYECSENPMTETFHPTIIGESVYGDFQEAFDHLCNKVIATRNPEEIRGGGLLKYCNLLVRGFRAASEAEIKSLQRYMCSRFFIDFSDIGEQQRKLESYLQNHFVGLEDRKYDYLMTLHGVVNESTVCLMGHERRQTLNLITMLAIRVLAEQNIIPNVANVTCYYQPAPYVADANFSNYYIAQVQPVFTCQQHTYSTWLPCN from the exons ATGGCTGATGACGAAAGTGCCAAAATCACTCGCATCTGTACTGGTAGCGGCAACGACTGGTGCGGTTGCAGCTGTAGCAACAGCAACTTCGGTGGGAATAACTGCTGCGTTAGCTGCTGTGAGAACCCCACCATGCATTGTAACGTCCTGAGCTGGGAGCAAGTGCAGCGACTCGACGACATCTTGAGCGAGACTATCCCCATCCATGGCCGGGGCAACTTTCCCACCCTAGAGATGCAGCCGCGTCAGATAGTGAAGGTGGTGAGGAGCCGCCTGGAGGAGAAGCGCATTGGGGTCCGGGACGTGCGGTTAAACGGCTCTGCCGCTAGCCACGTCCTACACCAAGACAGTGGCCTGGGCTACAAGGACCTGGACCTCATTTTCTGTGCGGATCTCCAGGGGGAAGAGGAGTTTCAGACTGTCAAGGACGTGGTCCTGGACTGCCTTTTGGATTTCTTACCGGAAGGAGTGAATAAGGAAAAGATTACGCCGCTGACTCTTAAG GAAGCTTATGTGCAGAAAATGGTAAAAGTATGCAATGACTCAGACCGATGGAGTCTCATCTCTCTGTCAAACAACAGTGGCAAAAATGTGGAACTGAAATTTGTGGATTCCCTGCGGCGCCAGTTTGAGTTCAGTGTAGACTCTTTCCAAATCAAGTTagactctctcctcctcttttatGAAtgctcagagaatccaatgactGAAACTTTTCACCCCACTATAATTGGGGAGAGTGTCTATGGGGATTTCCAAGAAGCTTTTGATCACCTTTGCAACAAGGTCATTGCTACCAGAAATCCAGAAGAAATCAGAGGAGGAGGGCTTCTTAAATACTGTAATCTTTTGGTTAGGGGATTTAGGGCGGCTTCTGAAGCTGAAATTAAGTCCCTCCAGAGGTAtatgtgttccagatttttcatCGACTTCTCAGACATTGGTGAACAGCAGAGAAAATTGGAATCCTACTTGCAGAATCACTTTGTGGGATTGGAAGACCGCAAGTATGACTATCTCATGACCCTTCACGGTGTGGTGAATGAAAGTACGGTGTGTTTGATGGGACATGAGAGAAGACAGACTTTGAATCTCATTACCATGCTGGCTATCCGTGTGCTGGCTGAGCAAAATATTATTCCCAATGTGGCCAATGTCACCTGTTACTACCAGCCAGCTCCTTATGTAGCAGATGCTAATTTTAGCAATTACTATATTGCCCAGGTTCAACCAGTGTTCACCTGCCAGCAGCATACATACTCAACCTGGTTGCCCTGCAATTAA